A DNA window from Corynebacterium ciconiae DSM 44920 contains the following coding sequences:
- a CDS encoding PrsW family glutamic-type intramembrane protease, with translation MKLLFPLLTAVSLACTVHFQLGLAYVPASLIAALVHGMVWILLSVLGLRKHPGTQFGLLWGAACTGPAVLFNNQLFDILAKVHLQWVSAAGFAPVDEEALKILGVVLICTYCTQTTRAVDYVFVGIAVGMGFTVFEDAAFIARMTLENLESDTTGAVLATFIRGIGVVNHPLYAGMAAYGLVNRFCFP, from the coding sequence ATGAAGTTGTTATTTCCTCTATTAACCGCAGTGAGCCTTGCTTGCACCGTTCACTTCCAACTCGGCTTAGCCTACGTACCAGCGAGTCTCATTGCTGCACTTGTCCACGGCATGGTGTGGATCCTCCTCTCTGTGCTCGGGCTGCGTAAACACCCTGGAACACAGTTCGGTCTACTGTGGGGTGCGGCGTGCACCGGGCCTGCCGTTTTATTTAATAATCAGCTTTTCGACATCCTCGCGAAAGTGCACCTGCAATGGGTGAGCGCCGCGGGCTTTGCTCCCGTGGATGAAGAGGCCCTGAAGATTCTTGGCGTTGTGCTCATCTGCACCTACTGCACCCAGACCACTCGGGCAGTCGACTACGTGTTTGTTGGTATTGCCGTTGGAATGGGGTTCACTGTGTTCGAAGACGCAGCATTTATTGCTCGGATGACGCTCGAGAACCTAGAGTCCGACACCACCGGCGCCGTCTTGGCAACTTTCATACGTGGCATCGGTGTGGTTAATCATCCGCTGTACGCCGGAATGGCAGCATATGGGCTCGTTAACAGGTTCTGCTTTCCTTGA
- a CDS encoding histidine kinase, with protein sequence MRAEVEKARQDERDRIARDMHDSLSHSGLCRWAIVS encoded by the coding sequence ATGCGCGCAGAAGTAGAGAAAGCTCGCCAGGATGAGCGTGACCGGATTGCACGAGACATGCACGATTCGTTGTCTCATAGCGGTTTATGCAGGTGGGCTATCGTATCGTAA
- a CDS encoding sensor histidine kinase encodes MGMHVVSRVVQEGLTNARKHAPGEKVDIEVALERDMVRVTMRNKKLAVATESSGGHGLVGLRERCRLTGGYLEIRDDEDFSWHLYLPLEKQ; translated from the coding sequence ATGGGAATGCATGTTGTGAGCCGCGTGGTGCAGGAGGGCCTGACCAACGCTCGCAAGCATGCCCCTGGTGAAAAGGTAGACATCGAGGTAGCCCTTGAGCGCGACATGGTACGGGTGACAATGCGCAATAAGAAGCTCGCTGTAGCCACAGAAAGCAGCGGTGGTCACGGCCTCGTGGGCTTGCGTGAACGCTGCCGGCTAACGGGCGGTTATCTCGAGATTCGTGACGATGAAGATTTTTCTTGGCACCTTTACTTGCCCTTGGAGAAACAATGA
- a CDS encoding response regulator, giving the protein MISVVLVDDEQALRRGIRLILEGADDIEVAGDIGNGKDGVGMATRLRPDVVLMDIRMPVMDGIQATQLLQSALPSTPIVMLTAFDTDTFILDALHAGAMDFLLKTTTSEALVASVRAVAAGQKLLSPQALAHLLAMNTRKSQEVCGIDGLSSRENGIAQLVAQGLNNQEIAEQLYVSVATVKTHIGHILDKIGGTNRVHIAIAMLERT; this is encoded by the coding sequence ATGATCTCTGTTGTGTTAGTAGACGATGAGCAAGCTCTGCGCCGTGGGATTCGGTTGATCCTGGAAGGTGCGGACGACATTGAGGTAGCCGGGGATATCGGCAATGGCAAAGACGGGGTTGGTATGGCGACTCGCTTGCGACCAGATGTGGTTCTCATGGACATACGGATGCCTGTCATGGATGGGATTCAAGCGACTCAGTTGTTGCAGAGCGCTCTACCATCGACACCAATCGTTATGCTTACTGCCTTTGACACTGACACGTTTATTCTCGATGCCCTCCACGCTGGGGCGATGGACTTCTTATTGAAAACTACGACCTCCGAAGCCCTAGTCGCATCTGTACGAGCCGTAGCTGCAGGCCAGAAACTTCTGAGTCCACAGGCGCTAGCTCATCTGTTGGCAATGAATACAAGGAAAAGCCAGGAAGTGTGTGGCATTGATGGCCTGAGCAGCCGGGAAAATGGCATAGCTCAGCTCGTCGCTCAAGGGCTCAACAACCAAGAGATAGCAGAACAACTCTACGTCTCAGTGGCCACGGTCAAGACGCACATCGGGCATATCCTCGACAAGATTGGTGGCACTAACCGTGTTCACATCGCCATCGCGATGCTAGAACGCACCTAG
- a CDS encoding potassium-transporting ATPase subunit F, giving the protein MSWELLSGGILGVCCFVYVLVALLQPERFS; this is encoded by the coding sequence ATGAGCTGGGAGCTTCTGAGCGGCGGCATCCTAGGTGTCTGCTGCTTTGTGTATGTGTTGGTGGCCCTGCTGCAACCGGAAAGGTTCTCATGA
- the kdpA gene encoding potassium-transporting ATPase subunit KdpA: MSTLGATFFGLVPVVTVLLCLAVLVVPFGNYMAWVFQSPKHWKVEKAFYRVMGVDESTSQRWNKYALSVFTFSLLSVLAVYLLQRTQQWLPLSFGMGPVKADQAWNTAVSFTTNTNWQSYSGEQAMTPLTQMMGLGVQNYLSAAVGMCVAIALVRGLAAKDADGRIGNFWVDMVRCVLRILLPAGAVAALLLMTQGVIQNFNAPAVVDTIAGGQQTIQGGAVATQEAIKELGTNGGGFFNANSSHPFENPNQITNMLEIFLILLIPVSLTRTFGTMVGDTRQGWAILAAMGTLYAISLAVVTTSELGMLGHKDGWASALAGGAMEGRESRFGVIPSAFFAVSTTMTSTGAVDSFHSTYTPLGGGMIMLNMLLGEISPGGVGAGLYGMLIVAVLAVFIAGLMVGRTPEYLGKRIGVSEMKAVSLYILTMPILVLTGVGVSVMLPKTMDSLSEGNVLAHGFSDVVYAFTSGANNNGSAFAGFGADTPWFNITIALAMLFGRFIPIIMILVLAGLLASQKPVPVTAGTLPTHRPQFVGLIVGVAIIVSALTFLPTLVLGPLTEALA; this comes from the coding sequence ATGAGCACATTAGGAGCAACATTCTTTGGCCTAGTCCCTGTAGTTACCGTTCTGCTCTGCTTGGCAGTACTAGTAGTGCCCTTCGGTAACTACATGGCGTGGGTGTTTCAAAGCCCGAAACACTGGAAGGTGGAAAAGGCTTTCTACCGGGTGATGGGTGTAGATGAATCTACGAGCCAACGGTGGAATAAGTACGCCTTGTCGGTGTTTACGTTCTCGCTGCTGTCCGTGCTGGCAGTGTATCTGCTGCAGCGCACCCAGCAGTGGCTGCCGTTGTCCTTCGGTATGGGTCCGGTGAAGGCGGACCAGGCGTGGAACACCGCTGTGTCCTTCACCACGAACACGAACTGGCAGTCGTATTCCGGTGAGCAGGCGATGACTCCGCTGACCCAGATGATGGGGCTAGGAGTGCAAAACTATCTCTCTGCCGCCGTGGGTATGTGCGTGGCGATTGCGCTGGTGCGCGGCTTGGCCGCGAAGGACGCGGATGGTCGCATCGGTAATTTTTGGGTGGACATGGTGCGCTGCGTGCTGCGCATCCTGTTACCTGCGGGGGCCGTGGCGGCGCTGTTATTGATGACTCAAGGCGTGATTCAGAACTTCAACGCCCCCGCCGTGGTGGATACCATCGCCGGTGGTCAGCAAACCATTCAGGGCGGTGCGGTGGCTACCCAAGAGGCGATCAAGGAGCTCGGCACCAATGGTGGTGGCTTCTTTAATGCCAACTCCTCGCACCCCTTCGAAAACCCCAACCAGATCACCAACATGCTGGAGATCTTCCTTATCCTTTTGATCCCGGTGTCGTTGACACGGACCTTCGGCACGATGGTGGGCGATACCCGCCAGGGGTGGGCAATCCTGGCTGCCATGGGTACGCTCTATGCCATCTCTCTTGCCGTGGTGACGACCTCTGAGCTGGGGATGCTCGGCCATAAGGACGGCTGGGCCTCGGCGCTGGCAGGGGGTGCGATGGAGGGCCGTGAATCCCGCTTCGGTGTGATTCCCTCGGCGTTCTTTGCGGTGTCTACCACCATGACTTCAACAGGCGCGGTGGATTCCTTCCACTCCACCTACACGCCGTTGGGCGGCGGCATGATCATGCTGAACATGCTGCTCGGTGAAATCTCGCCCGGTGGTGTGGGCGCCGGTTTGTACGGCATGTTGATCGTGGCCGTGCTGGCGGTGTTTATCGCCGGCCTCATGGTGGGGCGCACCCCGGAGTATCTGGGTAAACGCATCGGTGTCTCCGAGATGAAGGCCGTGTCGCTCTACATTCTCACCATGCCGATTCTGGTGCTCACCGGAGTGGGCGTCTCCGTGATGCTGCCGAAAACAATGGACTCGCTCTCCGAGGGCAACGTGCTGGCACATGGCTTCTCCGATGTGGTCTATGCCTTCACCTCGGGTGCCAATAACAACGGTTCGGCTTTTGCCGGATTCGGTGCCGATACCCCGTGGTTCAACATCACTATTGCTCTTGCGATGCTATTTGGTCGATTCATTCCGATCATCATGATTCTGGTGCTAGCTGGGCTCTTGGCCAGCCAGAAGCCAGTGCCGGTGACCGCGGGCACCTTGCCCACTCACCGTCCGCAATTCGTTGGGCTGATTGTGGGCGTCGCCATCATCGTGAGCGCCCTGACCTTCCTGCCCACCCTTGTTCTTGGCCCATTGACGGAGGCTCTAGCATGA
- the kdpB gene encoding potassium-transporting ATPase subunit KdpB — translation MTTPTVTQSRQDHESAQKQPAKPQSTYGFSQVMAALPLALKKLDPRQMVKTPVMFLVELGSVFTLVLAIANPSVFTWSVTIWLFFTVLFANLSEAIAEGRGKAQAEALRATKVSSIAQRVSNVDEALAGATPITEEVPGDSLHPGDVVCVYVEQVIPGDGDVIYGAALVDESAVTGESAPVIRESGGDRCAVTGGTRVLSDEILVSITSEPGETFIDRMIALVEGAERKKTPNELALGIVLNVLTLIFLAVVLALAPMASFTGAEQDPVVLVALLVCLIPTTIGALLSAIGIAGMDRLVQRNVLAMSGRAVEAAGDVSTLLLDKTGTITKGDRQAARFLPVPGVEKKDLATACQLSSLADETPEGRSIVKLSEEQVGQIDDAVFRHGEFIPFTAQTRMSGMKNSDGSRVLKGAASEMVNLVQRCAGEVPEQTEELVNEVSNAGGTALVVIETGPIETGTPKTGTTENAGVVDLLGEWEGMPSSAKVLGVIDLKDIVKDGMVERFRTLRSMGIRTVMITGDNELTARAIAKEAGVDDYLAEATPDEKLALIRREQEGGRMVAMTGDGTNDAPALAQADVGVAMNTGTMAAKEAGNMVDLDSNPTKLIEIVEIGKQLLITRGALTTFSIANDVAKYFAIIPAMFVLAIPGMDALNIMHLHSPTTAILSAVIFNALIIIALIPLALKGVRYTPSSASALLSRNLLIFGLGGVIAPFIGIKIIDIILTLLGMS, via the coding sequence ATGACAACCCCCACTGTGACTCAGTCGCGCCAGGACCACGAGTCCGCGCAGAAACAGCCCGCGAAGCCGCAGTCCACCTATGGCTTCTCACAGGTCATGGCTGCGCTGCCGCTGGCGCTGAAGAAGCTCGATCCGCGCCAAATGGTGAAAACCCCCGTGATGTTCTTGGTGGAACTCGGATCGGTGTTCACCTTGGTGCTCGCCATCGCGAACCCCTCGGTGTTTACCTGGTCGGTCACCATATGGCTCTTTTTCACCGTGCTCTTTGCCAACCTCTCCGAGGCGATCGCCGAGGGGCGTGGCAAGGCCCAAGCTGAGGCACTGCGCGCCACCAAGGTCTCCTCCATCGCGCAAAGGGTGAGCAACGTCGACGAGGCACTCGCAGGAGCCACTCCCATCACTGAAGAAGTGCCTGGGGATTCGCTACACCCTGGTGATGTGGTGTGCGTGTACGTGGAGCAGGTGATTCCTGGTGATGGTGACGTGATCTATGGAGCCGCCCTAGTGGATGAGTCGGCGGTGACCGGCGAATCCGCGCCGGTGATCCGTGAATCCGGTGGTGACCGGTGTGCAGTGACCGGCGGTACCAGGGTGCTCTCCGATGAGATCTTGGTGTCCATCACCTCCGAACCGGGTGAGACCTTCATTGACCGCATGATCGCGCTTGTGGAAGGCGCGGAGCGTAAGAAAACCCCCAATGAGCTGGCGCTGGGCATCGTGCTGAACGTGCTCACGCTCATCTTCCTAGCGGTGGTGTTGGCGCTTGCACCGATGGCCTCCTTCACTGGTGCTGAGCAAGACCCAGTGGTGCTGGTGGCGCTGCTGGTGTGCTTGATCCCTACCACTATCGGTGCGCTTCTCTCTGCCATCGGTATTGCAGGTATGGACCGATTGGTGCAGCGCAATGTGTTGGCCATGTCGGGTCGTGCTGTGGAGGCCGCGGGCGATGTGTCCACCCTGCTGCTGGATAAGACCGGCACGATCACGAAGGGTGATCGCCAGGCTGCCCGCTTCTTGCCGGTGCCCGGGGTGGAAAAGAAGGATCTGGCCACGGCCTGTCAGCTGTCCTCCCTCGCCGACGAGACCCCTGAGGGGCGTTCCATTGTGAAGCTCTCAGAAGAGCAGGTGGGCCAGATTGATGATGCCGTGTTCCGCCACGGCGAGTTCATCCCCTTCACCGCCCAGACCCGCATGTCGGGGATGAAGAACTCGGACGGTTCTCGGGTGCTTAAGGGAGCCGCCTCGGAGATGGTCAACCTCGTGCAGCGTTGTGCCGGGGAGGTGCCAGAGCAGACCGAGGAGTTGGTTAATGAGGTATCGAATGCAGGTGGTACCGCACTGGTCGTCATTGAAACTGGTCCCATCGAGACCGGCACCCCGAAAACCGGCACCACCGAAAACGCTGGAGTAGTGGATCTGCTGGGTGAGTGGGAAGGTATGCCCTCCTCGGCGAAGGTGCTGGGTGTGATTGATCTGAAGGACATCGTGAAAGACGGCATGGTGGAGCGCTTCCGCACCCTGCGCTCCATGGGCATCCGCACGGTGATGATCACCGGCGATAATGAGCTCACCGCCAGGGCCATCGCCAAGGAGGCTGGGGTGGATGACTATCTCGCCGAGGCCACCCCAGATGAGAAGCTGGCGCTGATTCGCCGCGAACAAGAAGGCGGCCGCATGGTGGCTATGACGGGTGATGGCACTAACGACGCCCCCGCCCTGGCTCAGGCCGATGTGGGCGTGGCGATGAATACCGGCACCATGGCCGCCAAGGAGGCCGGCAACATGGTGGATCTGGATTCCAACCCCACCAAGCTCATTGAGATCGTGGAGATCGGCAAGCAGCTGCTGATCACCCGCGGCGCGCTCACAACCTTCTCCATTGCCAACGACGTGGCCAAGTACTTTGCCATCATTCCCGCCATGTTCGTGCTGGCCATCCCCGGTATGGATGCGCTGAACATCATGCATCTGCACAGCCCGACTACCGCCATTTTGTCAGCGGTGATCTTCAACGCGCTCATCATTATTGCTCTCATCCCCTTGGCGTTGAAGGGCGTGCGTTACACCCCCTCGAGCGCCTCGGCGTTGCTGAGCAGGAACCTGCTGATCTTCGGGCTTGGCGGTGTGATCGCACCGTTTATCGGCATCAAGATCATCGATATCATCCTCACCCTGCTGGGCATGAGCTAA
- a CDS encoding potassium-transporting ATPase subunit C — MTSFIRSLSSSLRFLVLMTLVLGLLLPSTMVLVGKVMPQRADGSLISNAEGEIVGSALIGQEFPGDEWFQSRPSASDYDFLDSGSTNLSPTSPELKEQITQRQQEIAEREGVDISAIPANAVTASASGLDPDISRAYADLQIDRVAAARGMDPEQVRQLVEHNSRTELGAGDVVNVVLLNRDLVDAAA, encoded by the coding sequence ATGACATCGTTTATTCGTTCCCTCTCATCCTCCCTGCGTTTCCTCGTGCTCATGACCCTGGTGCTGGGATTGCTCTTGCCTTCAACGATGGTGCTGGTGGGCAAGGTGATGCCACAGCGTGCCGACGGTTCGCTGATCAGCAACGCCGAGGGCGAGATCGTAGGCTCTGCGCTGATTGGCCAGGAGTTTCCCGGTGATGAGTGGTTCCAGTCTCGGCCCTCGGCCTCGGACTATGACTTCCTCGATTCCGGCTCCACCAATCTGTCACCCACCTCGCCGGAATTGAAAGAGCAGATCACACAGCGCCAGCAGGAGATCGCCGAGCGCGAGGGCGTAGATATTAGCGCCATTCCTGCGAATGCGGTCACCGCCTCCGCCTCAGGCCTCGATCCCGATATTTCCCGCGCCTACGCCGATCTGCAGATCGACCGCGTGGCCGCCGCCCGAGGCATGGACCCAGAGCAGGTGCGCCAGCTGGTAGAGCACAACTCCCGCACCGAGCTGGGCGCCGGGGATGTGGTGAATGTGGTGCTGCTGAACCGCGATCTCGTGGACGCGGCAGCCTAG
- a CDS encoding sensor histidine kinase, translating into MEDSQAATNEARNSQASHSQASTESAEPTAAAPRTKRGSLKVYLGCAPGVGKTYAMLREAHDLQERGHMVLVGYVEHHGRARTEAQLEGLEVLPRKTVHYRGSAYEDMDVEAIIRAHPEVVLVDELAHTVVLGQQEQQPVDAPKRWHDVYELLDAGIDVISTVNIQHLESLNDVVSAVTGTRQRETVPDQVLRDADQVELVDLSPDALRVRLARGEIYDGRRTEAALSNYFRPGNLTALRELSLLWLADKVDEGLQRYRSERDIDQSWPARERVVVAASDSPEAERLIRRGARIAGRKAGRELIVVHIAEDDGLRSSSAMRLKSLQRVTEDLDGEWRVLLGSEVAETLLAFARSVNATQLVVGMGRTSPFSTAGRRSRTIIEGSGGIDVHIVSTQHNTTRARMRRSLPRLATSLSGRRQVLGWVTALALPPLATVVMTSMGLGTEYFGTIVLAYLLFVVVSTLLGGFVPGMVCLIIGSLLGNWYFTEPVHTLNMVRPENIAGVVIYVLIAAAVAWVVELAERRTRQARRNAHFAAILSDLASGVLRDGDNLHKLLQHLGENLGVDRIDLQREQPSGHKWLSIERWDAHDSHATTQTPPAGEKSVVQAGQSLRLVCYGRSLSSSEEAIVEAHGARITAIVNKQEIDAFRRATAALEAGNRVGTAVLTAVSHNLRTPLAGIKAAVSSLKLTDIEIDDATRDDLIDVIDSSADRLNTVVGDLLDMSRLNSHRLEPSVRPVFIPDALYSARAEIPETALPAIEDGSDIPAARRSAEEAIAVDVPENLPPVLADEGLLQRILVNLMSNGLRHAPGSAITVAACVVQDCVELRVVDHGPGIPEEKKRDLFQAFSLVGRSGDDGTGPGLGLGLSVAFGFAEAMGGSLAVEDTPGDGATFVLTLPSTTLSAWRGGSMKTTQQPLQVSESGDSRD; encoded by the coding sequence ATGGAGGACTCCCAGGCAGCGACTAACGAGGCTAGGAACAGCCAAGCCTCGCACTCCCAGGCATCTACCGAGAGCGCAGAGCCAACCGCTGCGGCCCCGCGCACTAAGCGTGGCAGCCTGAAGGTGTATTTGGGGTGCGCGCCGGGTGTGGGAAAAACCTATGCGATGCTGCGCGAGGCTCACGATCTGCAGGAGCGTGGCCACATGGTGCTGGTGGGCTATGTGGAGCATCATGGTCGTGCCCGCACCGAGGCTCAGCTCGAGGGCCTTGAGGTGCTGCCGCGTAAAACCGTGCACTATCGCGGCTCTGCCTATGAGGACATGGATGTCGAGGCGATTATTCGGGCTCATCCCGAGGTGGTGTTGGTGGATGAGCTGGCGCACACGGTGGTGCTCGGGCAGCAGGAGCAGCAACCGGTGGATGCCCCGAAGCGCTGGCACGATGTGTATGAGCTTCTGGATGCGGGCATTGATGTGATCTCCACGGTGAATATTCAGCATCTGGAGTCGCTGAATGATGTGGTGTCGGCGGTTACGGGCACCCGCCAGCGCGAGACTGTGCCGGATCAGGTGTTGCGCGATGCCGACCAGGTAGAGCTGGTGGATCTTTCACCCGATGCGCTGCGCGTGCGGCTTGCCCGTGGCGAGATCTACGATGGGCGTCGTACCGAGGCGGCGCTGAGTAATTATTTCCGGCCCGGTAACCTCACCGCGCTGCGCGAGTTGTCGCTGCTCTGGCTGGCGGACAAGGTGGATGAGGGGTTGCAGCGCTATCGCTCGGAGCGCGATATTGATCAGTCTTGGCCCGCCAGAGAGCGCGTGGTGGTGGCGGCCTCGGATTCCCCGGAGGCGGAGCGGCTCATTCGCCGTGGCGCGCGGATCGCCGGCCGGAAGGCTGGGCGTGAGCTGATCGTGGTGCACATCGCCGAGGATGATGGCCTGCGTTCGTCTTCGGCCATGCGGCTGAAGAGTTTGCAGCGGGTGACGGAGGACCTCGATGGCGAGTGGCGGGTGCTGCTCGGCTCTGAGGTGGCGGAAACCTTATTGGCCTTCGCCCGGTCCGTTAATGCCACCCAGTTGGTGGTGGGGATGGGCCGCACGAGTCCTTTCTCCACCGCGGGTAGGCGTTCGCGCACCATTATTGAGGGCTCGGGCGGCATTGATGTGCACATCGTCTCCACCCAGCACAACACCACGCGGGCGCGGATGCGACGCTCGCTGCCGCGGCTAGCCACCTCCTTGTCTGGCCGACGCCAGGTGTTGGGCTGGGTGACGGCGCTGGCGCTACCGCCCTTAGCCACTGTGGTGATGACGAGCATGGGCCTGGGCACCGAGTACTTTGGCACGATCGTGCTGGCTTATCTGCTCTTTGTGGTGGTCTCCACTCTGCTGGGCGGTTTTGTGCCCGGCATGGTGTGCCTGATTATTGGTTCGCTGCTGGGAAACTGGTACTTCACGGAACCGGTGCACACGCTAAACATGGTGCGACCGGAAAATATCGCTGGCGTGGTGATTTATGTGCTTATCGCCGCAGCGGTGGCGTGGGTGGTGGAGCTGGCCGAGCGTCGCACCCGGCAGGCGCGGCGGAATGCCCACTTCGCGGCGATCCTCTCTGATCTTGCCTCGGGCGTGCTGCGCGATGGCGATAACCTGCATAAACTTCTGCAGCACCTGGGAGAAAACCTCGGGGTGGACCGCATCGATCTGCAGCGCGAGCAGCCCAGCGGGCACAAGTGGTTGAGCATTGAGCGCTGGGACGCACACGACTCACACGCCACCACCCAGACACCACCGGCGGGGGAGAAGTCCGTGGTGCAGGCCGGCCAGTCGCTGCGTTTGGTGTGTTATGGCCGCAGCCTAAGCAGTAGCGAGGAGGCGATCGTAGAGGCCCACGGTGCGCGCATCACAGCCATTGTGAATAAGCAGGAGATTGATGCTTTTCGACGCGCCACCGCTGCCCTCGAGGCCGGAAACCGGGTGGGTACCGCGGTGCTCACGGCGGTCTCGCACAATCTGCGTACCCCCTTGGCCGGGATCAAGGCGGCAGTCTCTTCGCTGAAGCTCACCGATATTGAGATCGACGATGCCACGCGGGATGACTTGATCGATGTGATCGATTCTTCGGCAGATCGGTTGAACACGGTGGTGGGTGATCTTTTGGACATGTCGCGTTTGAACTCCCATCGGTTGGAGCCCAGCGTGCGGCCGGTGTTCATCCCCGATGCCCTCTACTCGGCTAGGGCAGAGATCCCCGAGACGGCTCTGCCGGCCATCGAGGATGGCTCGGATATCCCGGCGGCGCGCCGCAGCGCCGAGGAGGCCATTGCTGTGGATGTGCCCGAGAACCTCCCGCCGGTGTTGGCCGATGAGGGGCTCTTGCAGCGCATTCTGGTGAATCTGATGAGCAATGGGCTGCGCCACGCTCCGGGCTCGGCGATCACGGTGGCGGCCTGTGTGGTGCAAGACTGCGTGGAGCTGCGGGTGGTGGATCACGGCCCAGGGATCCCGGAGGAGAAGAAGCGCGATCTCTTCCAGGCCTTCAGCTTGGTGGGCCGCTCGGGCGATGATGGCACCGGGCCCGGCTTGGGGCTGGGGCTGTCGGTGGCTTTTGGTTTCGCCGAAGCCATGGGCGGCTCCTTAGCAGTGGAGGACACCCCAGGTGATGGCGCTACCTTTGTGTTGACTCTCCCGAGCACCACCTTGAGCGCGTGGCGCGGTGGGAGTATGAAAACAACGCAGCAGCCGCTGCAGGTGAGCGAAAGCGGGGATAGTCGTGACTGA
- a CDS encoding response regulator, with protein MTEQQHIVVVEDDQALGRTIAINLKARGYRVSLCTSAQRALQVVQTVQPSCILLDLGLPDVSGFEVLRTIRQWSAVPIIIVSARHMQEGKIEALDAGADDYITKPFAIGELLARIRATLRRAAPVEAVGQPVIHSADGRLEMNLADRSLLVEGQPTRLTPTQWAIVDVLLAHRGRLVSKLDLLHAVWGENYNKEMNYLRVYISQLRQKIEPNSAEPRYILTEPGAGYRLMLD; from the coding sequence GTGACTGAGCAGCAGCACATCGTGGTGGTGGAGGACGATCAGGCCTTGGGTCGGACCATCGCGATTAATCTCAAAGCCCGCGGCTACCGGGTGAGCTTGTGCACCTCGGCGCAACGCGCACTTCAGGTGGTGCAGACCGTGCAGCCTTCATGCATTCTCCTCGATCTGGGGCTGCCAGATGTGTCGGGTTTCGAAGTGTTGCGCACGATCCGCCAGTGGTCGGCGGTGCCCATCATCATCGTCTCGGCGCGGCACATGCAGGAGGGCAAGATCGAGGCCCTCGATGCCGGTGCTGATGATTACATCACCAAGCCCTTCGCCATTGGTGAGCTGCTGGCGCGCATTCGGGCCACGCTGCGCCGTGCCGCGCCCGTTGAGGCGGTGGGCCAGCCGGTGATCCACTCTGCCGATGGCCGGCTGGAGATGAACCTGGCGGATCGATCTTTACTGGTGGAGGGCCAGCCCACTCGGCTCACACCCACCCAGTGGGCGATCGTGGATGTGTTGTTGGCACACCGTGGCCGCCTGGTGAGCAAACTCGATTTGCTGCACGCGGTGTGGGGCGAGAACTACAACAAGGAGATGAACTATCTGCGGGTATATATCTCGCAGCTGCGGCAAAAGATTGAGCCGAATTCCGCCGAGCCGCGCTATATTCTCACCGAGCCCGGTGCTGGGTATCGCCTCATGCTGGACTAG
- a CDS encoding DinB family protein, which produces MTRDEILIEFISRAHDSLDSLGEVDAATASRAPGGHPNSLAWLLWHTGRMLDIQLSELSGQPQLWHSLELPQQLGLGELGEGMGYGHSDQEARAIQLRSAEDVRGLISYVHTVLDDVQCYALSGVDFDEVIDTSFTPPVTRGVRIVSLIDDAIQHLAQAHYAARIVR; this is translated from the coding sequence ATGACACGAGACGAGATCCTGATCGAGTTCATCAGCCGCGCGCACGACAGCCTCGACTCCCTCGGAGAGGTGGATGCCGCCACGGCCTCCCGCGCGCCGGGCGGACACCCCAATTCGCTGGCGTGGCTGTTATGGCACACCGGCAGAATGCTGGACATTCAATTGTCCGAGCTCAGTGGTCAGCCCCAGCTGTGGCACAGCCTTGAGCTGCCGCAGCAGCTCGGCCTGGGTGAGCTCGGCGAGGGAATGGGCTATGGCCATAGCGACCAGGAAGCCCGCGCCATCCAGCTGCGTAGTGCAGAGGATGTGCGCGGGCTAATCAGTTATGTGCACACCGTGCTCGATGATGTGCAGTGCTATGCGCTCTCGGGGGTGGACTTCGACGAGGTGATCGATACTAGCTTCACTCCGCCGGTCACCCGTGGGGTGCGGATCGTATCGCTTATCGACGATGCCATCCAGCACCTCGCCCAGGCCCACTACGCAGCGCGCATTGTTCGCTAG